Proteins encoded by one window of Geobacter sp. DSM 9736:
- a CDS encoding DUF3108 domain-containing protein encodes MKTLILLAQSLLFVTMMCAPAWALEIPEHLVFDVKWKGIKAGTAEQTVTVQGDQIAIVNTLRSSGLVSAFFSIDDRTESVIHRTGRRKGLPVVYRENIKEGKRRKQREARFNFSNLTVDSTNFIENTSKKEAIDARTYDRLSSIYFIRSTNLVPGQSIFFHIYDFKRVWKADVRVVKREEIRTPLGKFKTVVVTSQLAHDGVPAKVGNGTFWLTDDTRRIPVRIRTTISAGEITLNLVGGSYWPDR; translated from the coding sequence ATGAAAACCCTCATCCTCCTCGCACAGTCTCTCCTCTTTGTTACGATGATGTGCGCTCCCGCATGGGCACTCGAAATCCCGGAACATCTTGTCTTCGATGTCAAATGGAAGGGCATCAAGGCCGGCACCGCTGAGCAGACGGTTACGGTACAAGGCGATCAAATCGCCATCGTCAACACCCTCCGTTCATCCGGGCTGGTTTCCGCCTTCTTTTCCATCGACGACAGGACCGAGTCGGTGATCCACCGAACGGGGCGGCGGAAGGGATTGCCCGTCGTGTACCGGGAGAATATCAAGGAGGGAAAGCGCCGCAAGCAGCGGGAGGCCCGCTTCAATTTCTCGAACCTCACCGTGGACAGCACCAATTTCATCGAGAATACATCGAAAAAAGAAGCCATCGACGCCAGGACCTACGACAGGCTTTCCAGTATCTATTTCATTCGCTCCACCAATCTGGTGCCGGGTCAGTCCATATTCTTCCACATCTATGACTTCAAGCGGGTCTGGAAAGCGGATGTGAGGGTGGTAAAACGGGAGGAGATCCGCACGCCCCTCGGCAAGTTCAAGACCGTCGTGGTGACTTCGCAGCTCGCCCACGATGGGGTACCGGCCAAGGTCGGCAACGGCACGTTCTGGTTGACCGATGACACTCGACGGATTCCGGTCCGGATACGGACCACCATAAGTGCGGGAGAGATCACTCTTAACCTGGTGGGGGGAAGTTATTGGCCCGATAGATAG